A genomic region of uncultured Roseibium sp. contains the following coding sequences:
- a CDS encoding (deoxy)nucleoside triphosphate pyrophosphohydrolase, with the protein MTKIVLVAACALVDVDGRILLAQRPEGKSMAGLWEFPGGKVEAGERPEETLIRELGEELGIEVNEACLAPLTFASHTYEDFHLLMPLYICRKWTGTPIGREDQALKWVRATRLRDYPMPAADEPLIPHLIDAV; encoded by the coding sequence ATGACAAAAATCGTCCTAGTTGCCGCCTGCGCCCTTGTTGACGTGGACGGGCGCATCCTTCTTGCGCAACGCCCGGAAGGCAAGTCCATGGCGGGATTGTGGGAATTTCCCGGGGGGAAAGTGGAAGCAGGGGAAAGACCGGAAGAAACCCTGATCCGCGAACTTGGTGAAGAGCTCGGAATCGAGGTTAACGAGGCGTGTCTGGCACCCCTGACTTTTGCCAGTCACACTTATGAAGATTTTCATTTGCTGATGCCACTTTACATATGCCGCAAGTGGACTGGAACTCCGATTGGAAGGGAAGACCAGGCCCTGAAGTGGGTGCGGGCAACAAGACTGAGAGACTATCCGATGCCGGCAGCAGACGAACCTCTCATTCCGCACCTGATCGACGCAGTATAA